The following nucleotide sequence is from Perca flavescens isolate YP-PL-M2 chromosome 20, PFLA_1.0, whole genome shotgun sequence.
AGATCACGGTCTTCAGCTATGGCTCTAACGTAACGTATCTTAACCTTAACtatatatcactttttttcattctgttcgttaaaaaaagaatgatacaGTGGCAATTTTGGATGATTTGTAGTTAGTGCTCATGTGTGGTACGAGTTGACCTATTGTAAATCACTTAGGACAAAAGCGTTTGCTAATTAATTTAATGTCAAATTAGATGCATGGAGAAAAGTGTGACGCAGATCGGGAAATAGCATGTCataggggagggggtggggggtaaaCTATGGtaattattttgaaaatacacTTCTGTTTTATCCTTTAGGAATATGTTAAAACTCCGCTGAAAGAAATGTTAATATCCGATAACTTAACATTAGCATGTCGGAACCTGTTTGAGACTTTTAGTCAGCAAAAACTGGGTTATTTCATCCTCAAATTGTGCTGTTATGTTTCTGCCATAAGGATACAACATGTCTTGGTTTGCTGACTTGGCTGGGAAAGCTGAAGACTTCCTGAATAAAGTGGACCAGGGAGCTGCCACTGCCCTGACCATCAGCCAGGAAAGAACATCCTCCTTTTCATCATCCTATGAAAAAGACTCCATTGTTAAACCTGAGTATAACACTGCAGGGTACAAGATCCCTGCCCCTGTGAAACATCATGCCTATGCATCTTTTGATGATGCACCCAGCTACGTCTCTGCAGCGGCTAGCAACATTAAGAGGTCCAGTGCTACCCTGCTGGCTGGTACTGCCAACATGGCCAGTGTCCCCCCTGGTTCTGGCAGCAGTGGCCCCAGCTCTGCCAAGACCTCGTCTGTGTTTGTGAGGCCCAAAAAGAGTGAGCAGGATGTGGACGACGACATGCTCTTTGACTTTCTGAACAGCTCGGACCCTCCAGACAGCAACAAGAGGGATTCAAGAAGAGAACATGTGAAAGTGGCGGTTCCGGTTACTGAGGCCCAAAACCCAACACCTCCTCCTTCCACCGCTCCTCCTACCACCTCCTCGGCCCCGTCGACGCCCCCCTCCACCCGGGGTGTGTCCAGGGCCTCGAGCATGAGCTCACTGTCTGCTCACAGCATCAAAACATCAGAGGAGAGCTCCGCTAAAGAACAATGCCACGGTTAGATCAATTAAGACCCAACTACAATATTACAgttgtcattttcatcattttcaaTCAGTGTTGGAAAAAGTGTTCCTTATACATAAAGGAGTAGAAATACCATGGTAGACTATTAGCCTGGTAATAGTTAAATATAACTGTGTTTGAGATCTGTAATACACTAGATCTAAAGTGCTCATTGCTCATGAGTTAAGTAGTTGCTGGGTTTTTTATACTGCCACTCTATTTTGATACTAATATCAAGATATCTAGATAATATTAATGTGTTATTAATAGGGCTGCtctctcttagtcgattagtcgactaatctgtcgttttggtcttagtcaatttagatttctttagtcgattagtcatgttttatgcttttttcatgctgaatgacttatttccaagaaacgtacgagtacatctctggtaaacacaagaattaaagtggtgcttttgcatgactctttgtggagaaactcagatttacagatctgtcgattaaatcaactaatcgattagtcgatacagttgaatgagtgttagttgactaagaatttctttaatcgagcacagccctagttattAGTACTATTGCCACACTGTAGATAAACAACTGTACAACACAATTTATTTACATAAATTTGGGCCATACAtcttatctttgtgtgtgttctctcttcACCCCTATCTGGCCACCACAGACACACCGGAGAGTTCCGACTCAGGCTTGGCTGTCCCTCAAGAGTGCAGCAGGCAggagcctcctcctcctccacctcctccctcaGAGGAGCCACAGAGCCACATCCTGTCCAGTCTGCGTCTGGAGAACCAGCTGCTGCGCAGTGAGGTGGCCTCCCTCAACCAAGAGATGGCTTCAGTCATCCAGAGGGCAAAAGACTTACAAGATGGTAAGGGATGGGGCAAATCAGTGACAACGGTGGCCTACGTTTTCTGTATGTACATCTCTCGCTCTGTATTGATTAAGGGCTTTCCTCCTCACACAGAACTGAACCAGGCTCGTCTACGCGCAGACAGATGGAACTCGGAGCAGTCTGTGACTGACCGGATGTTACGGGAACACCGGTCAAAGGTTGATGACCTAACAGAAGCCCTCTCTGCCAAAGACGGTCAACTTGCAGTCCTGAAAATTAGACTTGATGAAGCTGATCAGATGCTGGCTTCCCGCAGTGCTGCATTAGAGGAGGCACAGAAGGAACAGTCGAGGTGCTCTTTTGTAACCACTTTTTTGAAATAGAGATCAGATTTAGCTTTTTTACGAATTGGTTCAGATATTAAtttccttgtcttttttttatttttttttttttttttttagaattatgCAAGACCACACAGAAGGGAGCAGCATGCAGTGCCAAGCTCTTGAAACGATACAGCAGAGGCTGCGCGAGGCTGAACTGGCCCTCAGGAGGGAACAGGACAACTACCGGCAGATGCAGGTGCACATGAAGCCAGTCCTCTTCCTTTTTAGATGTAACAGTTAGCTGACTGGACACATGGAAACCATTAGACTTCTTAACTCTGTGTTCTCGTGTAGAGTGAGTACGCCGGCCGTCTGTCCAAAGTGGAGGCTGAGAGACAGACCCTCGCAGAGACGGTGACTGCAGCCGAACGGCGAGCTGCCGAGGAGAGGCTCAGGGTCGAGGACCTCCAACCGCAACTTAAAAGTGCCAAAGCTGCAGCTGAGGCTGCCAGACAGGAGTTACAAGACTACAAGCACAAAGCTTCACGCATCCTACAAGTGAGGCTCGCTGTCTTTTTCATACAGAGTGTCagcatttatttaaactgttCCAGACAATCATTGTTTTCAAACCAtctggtttttatttttgttgttttttttttttttttttacagatttagaactttttttttaggattgtgttgttttttttgttttgttttttcctgtaaGCTTGAACTGTTTTTGATAATATTTGTAATGGTCTTGTAGTCCAAAGAGAAGTTGATCAGCAGTCTGAAGGAAGGATCTGGTCTGGACACTCTGGACGGCAGCGGGGCCATGGCCCTGGAGCTGGAGGACCTACGTCACGAGAAGGAACTGCAGAGGGAGGACATCCAGAAACTACAAGGACAAGTGCACACACTTCGCATAGAAATACAGGTGAGAGGTGTTTAAATGGCTGGGGAAAGGGGAAAGTGTATATTCAAAGTAATGTGATAATGTAATGATCCCTCTGTGGAAGATCTTGGTTGATGGCTACACTGGGAGGTTTGTAAATGTATCGGTTGCTATGACGTGATGCGCTGTATAGCTTATTGTTTGTGCACGGCTGCAATACTTAACATCTGCAGTTGAAATGTTGTTTCAGCTGGAAAAGTGAgtcatgtttttctctctctcccaggaTTTGGAGAATCAGGCACTGACAGAGGCAGAAACCTGGCGGGAGCAGCAGCTGCAGTTAGAGGAGCAACAGGTCTTACAGAACAGAGCTAAGCAGGAGGCGGAGGCTGAGGTCGAGAGATACAAACAGGTAAGGGGAGAGCTTAAGAAAATTACAAACTGTCACAGATATTTTTCTTAAATTCCATTTCATAGATTTTACACGTCTGATCAAGTTCCTAATATTTGTGGGACGTTTGTATTGTATCGTAGGAGCTGCAGTACCTAGAGGAAGAGCAGCATCGAGCCAAAACCACTCTGCAGAGCAGAATCAAGGACAGAGAAGATGAAATCCAAAAACTCAGGAACCAGGTCAGTCATTTTAGAGTTTGACAGTGCAAGTAAATAACAGAGCCCTCATCCTGGGTCAGGGCTTGGCCAATATCTTGttaatgacagacagacagaccgacaggaGCATGCAATTTGACAAACAATATTGATGATGTACTTGCAGTTGACCAACAAGactctcagcagcagcagccaaacAGAGCTGGAGAATCGTCTCCACCAGCTGACCGAGACGCTGATCCAGAAGCAGACGATGCTGGAGGCTCTGGGCACCGAAAAAAGCTCCCTGGTCTTTCAGCTGGAGCGTCTGGAGCAGCAGCTGAAGAACACTCAGGGAGGACAAAGTGGAGGGCCGGCCATCAACATGAGCGGTCTGGAGGGACCAGGTAGGAAAAGCCTTGATGACAGATAAGCGTTTCATGTTTTAACTTCTCAAGGATCACTGTGCCATGGACGGCACACTTTGTGGCTGCGTTGCCGCTGTAACTTCGCTTTAACCTCCACTCATTAGcgttttataactttaaaagcattaaatcttcgaAATATACAGCCATGCGCCACACCAATTGAAAGCTTAGCCTCTAATGATTAATTTatgcccacttacaaagcatAAGATGGTTTATAGCagttacacaactgttacaaagtaacagaaaataaaacaattcagccgtaaACTGGGCAGCTGGTGTACAGAGTCGTGATACATGGATACCTTTTTTCCTTGTCCTTTCAGGAACAAAATGGTATTTTGCCCAAAACTTGGTtgtcataaatccccaagagtaaaagaggaaatgtaatatccaagcagttacattccaaaacgatctgttcgcctcacaatgttcAAATTTCTGGctgaatcacaacggaaaaaacGCGAAACAGAATTTCACTTCCACACTTCAATCGCCGCTAGCTTTTCTCCCCAGCTTCCTACATGCTCGATGTGGGCGTCACTGAATTTCTTAGGTTCTAAGCTTTCCATAGACGCATCATATGAGCCAATCCGGTCAGGTTTGCCTCGGATATGCCCAATGATCGCCGAGGTTGGGTCTGACAGCATGTCAGGtgtgtttacagtattttattttaatcattttatagatgtatgacttggacggaaataaaaaaactccattctagcctctgtaattctgtgtcagtaaggcctagaatcaccctgacattTGTAACAAacaattgagtgtttcctttccaatgatgtcAGGCACATCtcagagtgtcaaagtatatgggagctgtaccacttttaatttgggtatgtcGTTTACACCAAAAAGTATGACATTTCAGCCTTTTTTTATCAGGTTAAAAACACGGGGGATTGTTAAGAGGTAATGATATGgattctctttttatttttttctcttcaatACTAACTTGATATTTTATAGTTTCAATGCTTCTATGAGACCACAGCAAACAAGAAACACCATAAAGCAAAAATGGTTGGAGatgacattttaacatttagattttttttttttttttctcatcactTAATGGATGGTGTCATGCTGTGTCTCATTAGCTTTAATAGTTCATCAGATTTCATTCTTCTTTCCACTGGCAACGTCCTTACacatgatgtcattttctgcgtgtgttgtgttttcagtgGCACGACAAAGAAACTCACCAGTTCTTTTCAGTGATCAGGACAGTCCAGGAGTGTACGGCAAAGTACGCAAGGCAGCCAGCACCATTGACCGTTTCAGGTAAGATTACACAGGTCATTTTTTAGTCCTCACCATTACTGTACTATAATTACACCGTTTCCTGTGTGAGATATGATCCCCagtgataaaatgtaatatgttGTCATTTCAGCATTAGACTGGGTATCTTCTTGAGGCGCTACCCTATGGCCAGAGTTTTCGTCATCCTGTACATAGTGAGTATTTGAAAAATAGTGTGCCATTTTTCCGTCTTGATGAAATGCGGTTAATCAAATTTGAATGAACAATATTTCAACTTATTTTCACAGGCGCTGCTGCACCTGTGGGTCATGATTGTTCTCCTGACTTACACACCAGAAATGCACCGTGGTCATCCTGGTGGAGGATAGAAGGCTTGAATTTTAGAGTCAACTCATGGCCTTCGATGTAAGAATGGTACAAGCTGCTGGAATATGGACTCCGGGTCCCAACTCTCCCTGTTTTGCACAGAAATGCTATGAATTAAAGACATTTCCTctgctttattttttacaactgAAGATTGATAACTCACTGCTGCATTGAGTTTTAAAATAATGTGATGAGAGTGTTCTATTGTAATGGTGGTCTGCTGAAAGGACATTAAATCAAACATGAGCTCACATTTGTTCTTCTCATCTTCTGCTTTTAGATAACTGGTCTCTTGAGAGATTGTATTTAACactatgtaaaaaaagaaagagaaaagaaatatcTTTTAATAAAGAGTTCGAAGAAACAACACAGCCTGGCCCTTTTTCTAATAAATTATCTCAGCCACAAAAAAACCATGGGGAACTTTAAAGGTAAAGTAGGTTTAGTGATGAGAAGTATAACTCAACATGTAGAAACAGTtgtaaaatgtcttctgtggctctggagaaGCTTTGTCAAGTCAGAGTAAAAACACTGCTCAATAACCTGATCTCAATGTGGATTTGGAGACTACTACTTTTCCATCTGTGAAGTTTGAAAGATGTGGCCATTAACCTGCTGGACTTGAGGGTCTAACACAAAGATTGGATGCATTATATGTCAATGATAAACCCTGACAGCAGATCCCTCAACTTCCGCAGGGCAGCTCAGTTCTTTTCGGGGAATGatttgtaaagatttacaaggaATATTTTCGGCATTTTCTATCTAAAACTGACGTTATGGAACCGTTGGCGGGACTGCTGTAATGTTAGACGGAATACACCGTGATGATGATTTGAATAGCTTACATTACTGAATTGTGTgtacagttaacttcatttaaaattttaattatTGATAAATTGCTCAGCCCAAACTATCGTTAAAGCCAAGCAAAGGCCTCCGTTTTTTGACTAACTGCGCATTAAACCTACAGTAACGTTATGTGAGCTAATGGCTTAGGGTGAGGAAATGAATATGTTCTTATGAAAAGTTGCAGAATGAAGTTTTGGGTCTGTTTTATTAATCTATTAAACtaaaaaagacagaagaaagaaaaggaggagatggagacaagaaagaggaaggaggaatcaaagagagagaaaaaaggaaaatgagaaGGAGGAAttgaaaagactaaaaaaagaaaaggaggcgGAAAAAAAgcatgagaggagagagaagtaaCATCCTTTCTTTCCTCCTTCCCCTTCTCGTCTCCTCTCCTATTCCCCCAGCCCCTTCCCCACCTACTACCCTCTACCACCAGACTTGTGTGAAGTCTTGTGTGAACTGGGCATTCTCTTCTCCATCTATCTCCCGtccatcctctctccctcctcttctgaGGCCACATGGCAGCTCAGTGATTGGGACTGCAGCCTCACAAAAAGGAGAAGCAAGCGTGGCCATACTCTGGCTGATCCAGTTTATTACCACTCTCCAAAGACTAGCAGGTTCCACTAAAGAAGAATATTGTTACTCTGGGTGATCCAGTTTATTACCACTCTCCAAAGACTAGCAGGTTCCACTAAAGAAGAATATTGTTACTCTGGGTGATCCAGTTTATTACCACTCTCCAAAGACTAGCAGGTTCCACTAAAGAAGAATATTGTTACTCTGGGTGATCCAGTTTATTACCACTCTCCAAAGACTAGCAGGTTCCACTAAAGAAGAATATTGTTACTCTGGCTGATCCAGTTTATTACCACTCTCCAAAGACTAGCAGGTTCCACTAAAGAAGAATATTGTTACTCTGGGTGATCCAGTTTATTACCACTCTCCAAAGACTAGCAGGTTCCACTAAAGAAGAATATTGTTACTCTGGGTGATCTGGTTTCCTGCCACACTCCAAAGACTAGCAGGTTCCACTAAAGAAGTGTAGGCTTACTCCGGGTGATCCGGTTTTCCTGACACAACAGataaattgaaataaaacaaaaacaaaattgaaaacAATTTCCCTTATCTGTCtatttgtcttttaaaaatAGGATGTTTTTAAACTAACACAATCATCTTGAAAACTCAACAGCAAAGGTTTTATATAttgaccttttttattttctgtaaactgAAGCCGGTCTCTCATTTCCAACTTAACACTATATGAAGTGGTTCTGGAGTCTGAAGGCTTTACTGCAGCTGCTACCTTTCATACAGCAGGGACATTCTGCCCTCCGTTAAATAAACTTTACACTTTGGAATAGTTCAGCTTGTCGATGAGAAGATAtgtattttaggaattatgtatttaactGAAATCTTTTGTCAAGATAAATCTTTTTCAATTTTAACTTTTGATTCCATGATTGAAaggttaaacattttaatgaataaaaCACCAACACTAAAAAGCACTCAGGACTGCAAAATCCTGCTAATGTAATAGCAGAAACTGGTACAATATATATCAGGGGTGTCCTGGTAGCTAAACAGCAAAAAGAAATGTTACAtgctacataaaaaaaaaggtgactaTCAGTTTCTCTCAAAGAGACCACACAAATATCAGATAAGTCATACATGTTGCTAAATTGGAATTACAAGGATATATTATGAAGaatgtttttcaacatacaaacAGTTGAAACCTGGGtggaagtcctgtgtttgacccattcaTCCATCACCTGTAGCAACACTAATATGTTACAGGTCAATTTCATATACCTCCAAGTAGGGAAAAGAGGAAAGATTCACactaatgataataataataataataatgattatactttattaatcccacaaggggaaattacaatgttataatgttatacTCACTCCAGGTCTAATGTGAATATAACATTTAGGTTCAATGTAGTTTatgtattaaaaaatgtttctcataaagttaaacacacacacacacacacacacacacacacacacacacacacacacacacacacacacacacacacacgaatatATGCTATCACTGTAAAGGAAAAACTACAAATAACTTAGATTTataatatgtttttaattaacTTTTAAATATTAACATTACGAATTATTTATAGTGATACTATTCATAatcttaaaatatgtaaatgaaaattGTTGATACGTTTACTGTATCTAAAGATTCTCTTTAACGTAGCTGGTTCTTGAACGCACCTTGATTTTGTTGGTCCTCCagtatcccacaatgcaccgTTTCCGTGTCCACGTCAAACCTGACAGCCATCGCCGCAGCTGAGCTGATATCGGCTGCAGTTGAGGTGGCACTTTCTGGCCGCTGTGTTGTTTAGACCGGCTAAAAAAAATAC
It contains:
- the golga5 gene encoding golgin subfamily A member 5, with protein sequence MSWFADLAGKAEDFLNKVDQGAATALTISQERTSSFSSSYEKDSIVKPEYNTAGYKIPAPVKHHAYASFDDAPSYVSAAASNIKRSSATLLAGTANMASVPPGSGSSGPSSAKTSSVFVRPKKSEQDVDDDMLFDFLNSSDPPDSNKRDSRREHVKVAVPVTEAQNPTPPPSTAPPTTSSAPSTPPSTRGVSRASSMSSLSAHSIKTSEESSAKEQCHDTPESSDSGLAVPQECSRQEPPPPPPPPSEEPQSHILSSLRLENQLLRSEVASLNQEMASVIQRAKDLQDELNQARLRADRWNSEQSVTDRMLREHRSKVDDLTEALSAKDGQLAVLKIRLDEADQMLASRSAALEEAQKEQSRIMQDHTEGSSMQCQALETIQQRLREAELALRREQDNYRQMQSEYAGRLSKVEAERQTLAETVTAAERRAAEERLRVEDLQPQLKSAKAAAEAARQELQDYKHKASRILQSKEKLISSLKEGSGLDTLDGSGAMALELEDLRHEKELQREDIQKLQGQVHTLRIEIQDLENQALTEAETWREQQLQLEEQQVLQNRAKQEAEAEVERYKQELQYLEEEQHRAKTTLQSRIKDREDEIQKLRNQLTNKTLSSSSQTELENRLHQLTETLIQKQTMLEALGTEKSSLVFQLERLEQQLKNTQGGQSGGPAINMSGLEGPVARQRNSPVLFSDQDSPGVYGKVRKAASTIDRFSIRLGIFLRRYPMARVFVILYIALLHLWVMIVLLTYTPEMHRGHPGGG